A window of Ananas comosus cultivar F153 linkage group 4, ASM154086v1, whole genome shotgun sequence contains these coding sequences:
- the LOC109708493 gene encoding uncharacterized protein LOC109708493 produces the protein MSSSSLLLPFSSPTHLLLHHHRRPFHRPLTLLRLHRRTLAPPLSSSSSSYKVTIEHEGSVQTLDVAPDETILEWALEEGLSVPHDCKLGVCMTCPARLLAGAVDQSEGMLSDDVVARGYALLCASYPRSDCRIRTIPEDELLSLQLATAND, from the coding sequence atgtcctcctcctccctcctcctccccttctcctcccccacccatctcctcctccaccaccaccgccgccccTTCCATCGCCCCCtcaccctcctccgcctccatcgCCGCACCCTcgcccctcccctctcctcctcctcatcctcctacAAGGTCACGATCGAGCACGAGGGCTCGGTCCAAACACTAGACGTGGCCCCGGACGAGACGATCCTGGAGTGGGCGCTCGAGGAGGGCCTCTCCGTGCCCCACGACTGCAAGCTCGGCGTGTGCATGACGTGCCCCGCGCGCCTCCTCGCCGGCGCCGTCGACCAGAGCGAGGGCATGCTCTCCGACGACGTCGTCGCCCGCGGCTACGCCCTCCTCTGCGCCTCCTACCCCCGCTCCGATTGCCGCATCCGCACCATCCCCGAGGACGAGCTCCTCTCGCTCCAGCTCGCCACCGCCAACGACTGA